In Streptomyces sp. NBC_01717, one DNA window encodes the following:
- the mtrB gene encoding MtrAB system histidine kinase MtrB yields MSLGSAAPKPGGPGVRTGRAAGSGRGPSPLGRLLRGGRLFHDRAPGGPVPRLLMRWVRRPLLPAVRLWRRNLQLRVVAGTLLMSLGVVLLLGLVVIGQVRNGLLDAKGKAAQTQAAGGFAAAQDKANAPLTPGGQGGDAGDGTTANNSWRTELVDQLASGGKNAFNVVALSADDGTRAPRGSGSVEAASVPQSLREAVDKGPGAFQTYSLIRYANGQESQPGLVVGKRLYDIDHNPYQLYYLFPLTQEEKSLTLVKGTLATAGLFVVVLLGAIAWFVVRQVVTPVRMAAGIAERLSAGRLQERMKVTGEDDIARLGEAFNKMAQNLQLKIQQLEELSRMQRRFVSDVSHELRTPLTTVRMAADVIHEARVDFDPVTARSAELLGDQLDRFESLLSDLLEISRFDAGAAALEAEPIDLRQVVRRVIGGAEPLAERKGTRIRVVGDEQPVIAEADARRVERVLRNLVVNAVEHGEGRDVVVRMGVAGGAVAVAVRDYGVGLKPGEATRVFNRFWRADPARARTTGGTGLGLSIAVEDARLHGGWLQAWGEPGGGSQFRLTLPRTADEPLRGSPIPLEPEDSRRNRENRERAADGVTTGSEHRLTSVPAQQAGTDRSPLPVPARTSVAPRTAPASVHPAALPGSGARVVARPADDRPGGDIESAAHHPEREDTTRGH; encoded by the coding sequence ATGTCCCTGGGTAGCGCTGCTCCGAAGCCCGGGGGGCCGGGAGTCCGTACGGGGCGGGCTGCCGGTTCAGGACGTGGGCCTTCGCCGTTGGGGAGGCTTCTGCGGGGCGGCCGGTTGTTCCACGACCGGGCGCCCGGCGGTCCCGTGCCGCGACTGCTGATGCGCTGGGTGCGGCGTCCGCTGCTGCCCGCCGTCCGGCTCTGGCGGCGCAACCTCCAGCTGCGGGTCGTCGCGGGCACGCTGCTCATGTCGCTCGGTGTGGTACTGCTGCTCGGCCTGGTCGTGATCGGTCAGGTGCGCAACGGTCTGCTCGACGCGAAGGGCAAGGCCGCTCAGACACAGGCCGCCGGTGGTTTCGCGGCGGCCCAGGACAAGGCGAACGCTCCGCTCACCCCCGGTGGGCAGGGAGGCGATGCCGGTGACGGGACGACCGCCAACAACTCGTGGCGGACCGAGCTCGTCGATCAGCTCGCCAGTGGCGGCAAGAACGCCTTCAACGTGGTGGCGCTCAGCGCCGACGACGGCACCCGTGCGCCGCGCGGCTCGGGGAGCGTGGAAGCGGCCAGCGTCCCGCAGAGCCTGCGGGAGGCCGTGGACAAGGGGCCGGGTGCGTTCCAGACGTACTCGCTGATCAGGTATGCGAACGGGCAGGAGTCGCAGCCGGGACTCGTCGTGGGCAAGCGCCTGTACGACATCGACCACAATCCGTACCAGCTCTACTACCTCTTCCCGCTGACGCAGGAGGAGAAGTCACTGACCCTGGTCAAGGGCACCCTGGCGACCGCGGGACTGTTCGTGGTCGTGCTGCTCGGGGCCATCGCCTGGTTCGTGGTGCGGCAGGTCGTCACACCCGTACGGATGGCGGCGGGAATCGCCGAGCGGCTCTCCGCGGGCCGGCTGCAGGAGCGGATGAAGGTCACCGGCGAGGACGACATCGCCCGGCTCGGTGAGGCCTTCAACAAGATGGCGCAGAACCTCCAGCTGAAGATCCAACAGCTGGAGGAGCTCTCCCGGATGCAGCGGCGCTTCGTATCGGACGTCTCGCACGAGCTGCGGACACCGCTGACGACCGTGCGGATGGCCGCCGATGTCATCCATGAGGCGCGCGTCGACTTCGACCCCGTGACGGCGCGCTCCGCCGAGCTCCTCGGGGACCAGCTCGACCGGTTCGAGTCGCTGCTCTCCGATCTGCTGGAGATCAGCCGGTTCGACGCGGGCGCCGCGGCGCTGGAGGCCGAGCCGATAGACCTGCGACAGGTCGTACGGCGGGTGATCGGCGGTGCCGAGCCGCTCGCCGAGCGCAAGGGCACCCGGATCCGCGTGGTCGGCGACGAGCAGCCGGTGATCGCGGAGGCCGACGCGCGGCGGGTCGAGCGCGTGCTGCGCAACCTCGTCGTCAACGCCGTCGAGCACGGCGAGGGCCGGGATGTCGTGGTGCGGATGGGGGTGGCCGGAGGAGCGGTCGCCGTCGCCGTCCGGGACTACGGGGTGGGTCTCAAGCCGGGGGAGGCGACCCGGGTGTTCAACCGCTTCTGGCGCGCCGACCCGGCACGGGCCCGGACGACGGGCGGCACCGGTCTCGGGCTGTCGATCGCCGTCGAGGACGCCCGGCTGCACGGCGGCTGGCTGCAGGCGTGGGGCGAGCCGGGCGGCGGTTCGCAGTTCCGCCTGACCCTGCCGCGTACCGCGGACGAGCCGCTGCGCGGATCGCCGATACCGCTGGAACCCGAGGACTCGCGCCGCAACCGGGAGAACCGGGAGCGGGCTGCGGACGGCGTCACGACCGGCAGCGAGCACCGGCTGACCTCGGTGCCGGCCCAGCAGGCCGGCACCGACCGGTCGCCGCTGCCCGTGCCGGCGCGTACTTCCGTGGCTCCCCGCACGGCGCCCGCTTCGGTGCATCCGGCGGCTCTGCCGGGCAGCGGCGCCCGGGTGGTCGCCCGTCCCGCCGACGACCGGCCGGGTGGCGACATCGAATCTGCTGCGCACCACCCGGAGCGGGAGGACACGACTCGTGGGCACTGA